In Alphaproteobacteria bacterium US3C007, one genomic interval encodes:
- a CDS encoding TRAP transporter large permease — MEVVLLFTLVIGMLVIGVPIAVALGMSSLLFLLAFSDSSLASVAQTLFSAFEGHYTLLAIPFFILASSFMTTGGVAQRIIRFSIACVGHLPGGLAIAGVFACMLFAALSGSSPATVVAIGTIVIGGMIQVGYSKDFAAGVICNAGTLGILIPPSIVMVVYAASVEVSVGRMFLAGVIPGLLAGFMLMTAIYVMAKVKNLPKGEWQGWREVFASGREAGWGLFLIVIILGGIYGGVFTPTEAAAVAAVYAFFIANFIYKDMGPLAEKGPRDLSAAYVEDPRGTTSLWRQPWALVTAFFHPDTKHTLLEAGKLTVTLLFVIANALILKHVLTDEQVPQHVANAMLSTGFGPVMFLIVVNIILLIGGQFMEPSGLLVIVAPLVFPIAIELGIDPIHLGIIMVVNMEIGMITPPVGLNLFVTSGVAGMPMMSVVKAALPFLGVLFVFLILVTYVPWISTFLPNLIMGPEIILK; from the coding sequence ATGGAAGTTGTTCTACTTTTTACCTTAGTCATCGGCATGCTGGTTATCGGTGTACCGATCGCGGTCGCACTTGGCATGTCCTCCCTGCTGTTTCTGCTAGCCTTTTCTGACAGTTCACTTGCATCAGTGGCCCAAACCCTGTTCAGCGCCTTCGAGGGCCACTATACGCTGCTTGCGATCCCGTTTTTTATTCTAGCCTCTTCGTTCATGACAACTGGAGGTGTTGCCCAGCGGATCATCCGGTTTTCAATTGCCTGTGTCGGACACTTGCCCGGTGGGCTGGCCATTGCCGGCGTTTTTGCCTGCATGCTGTTTGCAGCCCTGTCAGGTTCTTCACCAGCAACTGTCGTGGCAATTGGAACGATCGTTATTGGAGGTATGATCCAAGTTGGCTATTCAAAGGATTTTGCTGCAGGTGTGATATGCAATGCAGGTACGCTGGGAATTCTTATTCCACCCTCTATCGTGATGGTTGTCTATGCGGCTTCGGTGGAAGTTTCGGTTGGGCGGATGTTTCTCGCTGGCGTCATCCCGGGACTTTTGGCTGGCTTTATGCTTATGACCGCGATTTATGTCATGGCAAAGGTGAAAAACTTACCCAAAGGCGAATGGCAAGGATGGAGAGAGGTTTTTGCCTCGGGACGCGAAGCCGGTTGGGGCCTTTTCTTAATCGTGATTATCCTTGGTGGTATCTATGGCGGGGTATTCACCCCAACCGAAGCGGCCGCGGTTGCTGCGGTCTATGCATTCTTCATTGCCAACTTTATCTACAAAGATATGGGTCCACTTGCCGAAAAAGGCCCGCGCGATCTTTCCGCTGCCTATGTAGAGGATCCAAGAGGGACCACTTCTTTATGGCGTCAGCCTTGGGCGCTGGTGACAGCTTTCTTCCATCCCGATACAAAGCACACGCTGCTGGAAGCAGGCAAACTCACCGTTACGCTCTTATTTGTAATCGCAAACGCGCTCATTCTTAAGCATGTTCTGACGGATGAACAAGTTCCACAACATGTGGCTAATGCAATGTTATCGACGGGCTTCGGACCGGTTATGTTCCTTATCGTCGTGAACATCATCCTGCTGATTGGTGGGCAGTTCATGGAGCCTTCAGGATTACTTGTGATTGTCGCGCCACTGGTCTTTCCAATTGCGATAGAACTGGGCATTGATCCGATTCACCTCGGCATCATTATGGTTGTTAACATGGAAATTGGTATGATCACGCCACCGGTTGGGTTAAATTTATTTGTCACTTCAGGCGTTGCTGGCATGCCAATGATGTCGGTCGTCAAGGCTGCGCTTCCATTCCTAGGCGTTCTTTTTGTTTTCTTGATCTTGGTAACCTACGTGCCTTGGATTTCGACCTTTCTACCCAACCTCATCATGGGGCCGGAAATCATTTTGAAGTAG
- a CDS encoding tyrosine-type recombinase/integrase, with the protein MRQAQTLNEAQFRRVLHYCRSRRHPVRDTTIFMVSFYAGLRAKEIAALKLGDVFVETGSVREQFILGVDQSKGRQRRTVYLNQRLRKALVTYAKSKCLQELNCPLFESQKGGHFSANTMCQLFLDIYKACGFKDASSHSGRRTYITRLANKGVGVRLLAELAGHSHISTTQRYIDVNSDQLSQAVELL; encoded by the coding sequence ATGCGACAGGCACAAACACTAAACGAAGCGCAGTTTCGCAGAGTATTACACTACTGCCGCAGTCGCCGTCATCCAGTTCGTGACACGACAATATTCATGGTTAGCTTTTATGCAGGCCTGCGCGCCAAAGAAATTGCGGCGCTTAAACTAGGAGACGTATTTGTTGAAACAGGTTCTGTGCGAGAACAATTTATTCTGGGCGTGGATCAAAGCAAAGGCAGGCAGCGCAGAACTGTGTATCTCAATCAGCGCTTAAGGAAAGCGCTTGTCACCTATGCCAAAAGTAAATGTTTGCAAGAGTTAAATTGTCCCCTGTTTGAAAGTCAAAAAGGCGGTCACTTTTCAGCAAACACAATGTGCCAGCTATTTTTAGACATCTATAAAGCCTGCGGTTTTAAAGATGCCTCCAGTCATAGTGGACGCCGCACATATATCACCCGATTAGCAAACAAAGGCGTAGGAGTACGGTTGCTCGCCGAACTTGCAGGGCATTCGCATATCAGCACAACGCAGAGATATATTGATGTGAATAGTGATCAGCTTAGTCAGGCAGTTGAATTGCTGTGA
- a CDS encoding inositol monophosphatase family protein, which produces MTLPLIPKCANIIETIARKAGDLALSHFFELSSLPVEAKGHLDLVTVADKEVEAFITRELIATFPNDGVFGEEGASRKSQSGRTWVVDPIDGTFNFVRGGDQWAVSIGLYENGYPILGVLHVPVKMQTFVGGKGLPSTFNGKLMDQRKGMKPEQAACCIGFHPATSINLRLNTLRFVLENAQMSFRTCGSATLSLIEVAQGQVDGYLGTGDSTWDLMAAIAILEQVGVGCTVDWTKTDLNDKLRFACGTPEFLEAVTGLVPYGTTFSLD; this is translated from the coding sequence GTGACCCTCCCACTAATTCCAAAATGTGCAAATATTATTGAGACCATCGCCCGCAAAGCTGGTGATCTTGCTCTCTCACATTTCTTTGAGCTTAGCTCTTTACCCGTCGAAGCCAAAGGCCACCTCGATTTGGTGACAGTTGCAGACAAAGAAGTCGAAGCCTTTATTACGCGTGAACTAATTGCAACCTTTCCAAATGATGGAGTATTTGGAGAGGAAGGTGCATCGCGAAAAAGTCAATCTGGACGAACATGGGTTGTTGATCCGATTGATGGGACATTCAATTTTGTTCGCGGCGGCGATCAATGGGCCGTGTCCATCGGACTATATGAAAATGGATATCCCATATTAGGCGTGCTTCATGTTCCAGTTAAAATGCAAACATTCGTTGGCGGAAAAGGTCTTCCCAGTACTTTTAATGGAAAGCTCATGGATCAGCGTAAAGGAATGAAACCAGAACAGGCAGCCTGTTGTATTGGTTTTCACCCCGCAACATCAATTAATCTACGACTAAACACTCTTCGTTTCGTCTTAGAAAATGCGCAAATGTCGTTTCGAACTTGCGGCTCGGCCACCTTGTCTTTGATTGAGGTCGCACAAGGGCAAGTTGATGGCTATCTGGGAACAGGTGACTCTACCTGGGATCTGATGGCAGCGATTGCGATATTAGAACAGGTTGGAGTCGGATGCACAGTAGATTGGACGAAAACTGATCTTAATGACAAGCTACGTTTTGCCTGCGGAACTCCAGAATTTCTTGAAGCAGTCACTGGGCTAGTTCCATATGGCACTACTTTTTCACTAGATTAA
- a CDS encoding metallophosphoesterase — MLIAHISDFHIFADNPESMLVRKDAADVARKVIADIKDHIPALDVVIFTGDLADGGSPEDYDLLKEILSPLSIPVFVMPGNHDNRENMYRAFKATTPFEPSPNLNYEAVVNELRILALDTLVDGAIHGALNSDQLDWLQRKLQDQHSGPTIIAMHHPPFPSGVTAYDKIGLKAGKERLGKIIAEYKTQLIILAGHIHRPFQALWHGAFCQVSGGSAFQHGLDLRAHSIDPGGVSEPYSYHILSFKGSEKFINHVRYVRL, encoded by the coding sequence ATGTTAATTGCGCATATTTCTGATTTTCATATTTTTGCGGATAATCCCGAGTCTATGCTAGTGCGTAAAGATGCTGCCGATGTAGCACGAAAGGTCATTGCAGACATTAAAGACCATATACCGGCTTTGGACGTTGTGATTTTCACAGGCGACTTAGCAGATGGTGGTTCACCGGAAGACTACGATCTCTTAAAAGAAATTTTATCACCACTTTCAATACCAGTCTTTGTAATGCCAGGTAATCACGATAATCGTGAGAACATGTACCGTGCGTTTAAAGCTACCACCCCTTTCGAACCAAGCCCAAATTTGAACTATGAAGCAGTTGTGAATGAACTGAGAATTCTCGCTCTAGATACCCTAGTTGACGGCGCGATCCACGGAGCACTAAATTCAGATCAGCTTGATTGGTTACAAAGAAAACTTCAAGATCAACATTCCGGTCCCACCATAATTGCAATGCATCATCCGCCATTCCCGTCCGGCGTCACTGCTTATGACAAAATAGGTTTAAAAGCAGGAAAAGAGAGACTTGGAAAAATAATTGCGGAGTATAAAACTCAACTAATAATTTTGGCAGGGCACATACATCGCCCATTTCAAGCACTTTGGCATGGTGCTTTTTGCCAGGTAAGTGGTGGTTCTGCTTTTCAACACGGTTTAGACCTTAGAGCACATTCGATAGATCCCGGCGGAGTTTCAGAGCCGTACTCCTATCATATCTTAAGTTTCAAGGGGTCAGAAAAATTTATTAATCATGTAAGGTATGTTAGGCTGTGA
- a CDS encoding sugar ABC transporter permease encodes MNKKIPFNLAIIMLILPCLLLIAFTHYPAVRALINSFWNNASSRRPSKFVGIENYQTLFEDDRLAQVMFNSTIYALGTIPVAIGMAIGMALLVNARLPGTWLMRLSFFMPTMLPMIAVANIWLFFYAPGIGLASQILSLFGLPPINFLGSTETSLLSMMFVAVWKEAGLFMIFYLAALQAVPENLKDAAKLEGASNTHVFLTIVFPLLRPTTIFVAVNALINAFRLVDHVIVMTHGGPNNSSALLLYYIYEVTFSQRDFAYGATLTVVMVCLLGVLAAVQYWLLNRKAHYQ; translated from the coding sequence ACGAGCTCTGATAAACTCTTTTTGGAACAACGCTAGTTCGCGAAGACCATCAAAATTTGTTGGTATTGAAAATTATCAAACCCTATTCGAAGATGATCGCCTTGCTCAGGTAATGTTTAACAGCACCATTTATGCTCTTGGAACAATACCTGTGGCGATTGGTATGGCGATTGGTATGGCACTTTTAGTAAACGCAAGGCTTCCTGGAACTTGGCTAATGCGCTTATCCTTCTTCATGCCAACAATGTTGCCAATGATTGCGGTTGCAAATATCTGGCTGTTTTTTTACGCGCCCGGGATCGGGCTAGCTTCTCAAATATTAAGTTTGTTTGGTCTACCCCCCATAAATTTTTTAGGTAGTACCGAAACATCGTTACTTTCAATGATGTTCGTCGCCGTCTGGAAAGAAGCAGGGTTGTTCATGATTTTCTATCTCGCCGCGCTTCAAGCCGTACCAGAAAACCTTAAAGACGCAGCAAAGTTAGAGGGGGCAAGTAACACGCATGTTTTTTTGACGATAGTTTTTCCTCTTTTACGCCCAACTACTATCTTTGTCGCCGTCAATGCACTCATTAACGCTTTTCGTTTGGTAGACCATGTAATTGTTATGACACACGGAGGGCCTAACAATTCAAGTGCCCTACTTCTTTACTACATTTATGAAGTGACGTTTTCGCAGCGTGACTTTGCGTACGGCGCGACCCTGACTGTTGTGATGGTCTGTCTTTTAGGAGTTCTTGCTGCGGTTCAATACTGGCTGCTGAATCGGAAGGCACATTATCAATGA
- a CDS encoding DUF6626 family protein translates to MSIRLLEHIRDELRGSGAIQNTPEFCTSWLGRSEGYIRTLRFHRLEPSVEALSVCSHKLGHYADKLRSSDQTDHQTWVATFDRLKDLCEHAIAKQSHAIWKQPERMGA, encoded by the coding sequence ATGAGCATAAGATTATTGGAACATATACGCGATGAGTTGAGAGGTTCTGGTGCAATTCAAAACACACCAGAGTTTTGCACAAGCTGGCTGGGAAGAAGTGAGGGTTACATCAGAACACTGCGTTTTCACCGACTAGAACCCAGTGTGGAAGCGCTAAGTGTGTGTTCCCACAAACTTGGACATTATGCAGATAAGTTGAGGTCGAGTGATCAAACAGATCACCAAACTTGGGTCGCTACATTTGATCGCCTGAAAGACCTCTGTGAGCATGCAATCGCCAAGCAGTCCCATGCCATCTGGAAGCAACCAGAGCGTATGGGTGCATGA
- a CDS encoding carbohydrate ABC transporter permease yields MTHGLNRIMWSTLGIVLAAIWGLPFVYSVWTAFHDEVYSANFVWNAPLTISNFFEAWKAAPFALYFMNTFLMITIVLIANLILCTLVAYAFVRYKFRWSGFLFALIMVQLLISPEILIVENYLTLSRLGMIDTILGIALPYLTSAFGIFLLRQTFMTVPISLDEAAQIEGASAWRILWDIYVPLAKPVYLAYALVSVSFHWNNFLWPLIVTNSPEVRPVTVGLSVFATVESGVEWSLVNAATLMTTAPLIIAFVLFQRQFVANFMRAGIK; encoded by the coding sequence ATGACACATGGATTAAACAGAATTATGTGGTCGACATTGGGCATAGTGCTTGCGGCAATCTGGGGACTTCCTTTTGTATATTCAGTGTGGACTGCTTTCCATGACGAAGTTTATTCCGCTAATTTCGTTTGGAATGCTCCCCTTACTATAAGTAATTTCTTTGAAGCTTGGAAGGCGGCGCCATTTGCTTTGTATTTCATGAACACTTTCCTCATGATCACGATCGTTCTTATCGCAAACCTTATTCTCTGCACACTAGTGGCTTATGCTTTCGTTCGGTACAAATTTAGATGGTCGGGATTCCTATTTGCGTTGATCATGGTTCAACTTTTAATTTCACCCGAAATCCTAATTGTTGAGAACTACCTTACCCTGTCACGATTAGGAATGATCGACACAATCTTAGGTATTGCTTTGCCTTATCTGACTTCTGCTTTTGGTATATTCTTGCTCCGACAAACTTTTATGACAGTACCAATATCTCTGGATGAGGCAGCACAAATTGAAGGGGCTAGTGCATGGCGTATCCTATGGGACATCTATGTGCCGTTGGCAAAACCTGTCTATTTGGCCTATGCACTTGTGTCGGTTAGCTTTCACTGGAACAACTTTTTGTGGCCTCTGATTGTGACTAATTCACCTGAAGTGAGACCTGTCACAGTCGGTTTGAGTGTATTTGCAACTGTCGAAAGCGGCGTGGAATGGTCTCTAGTAAATGCCGCAACCTTAATGACAACTGCGCCATTAATAATTGCTTTTGTACTTTTTCAACGCCAATTTGTCGCCAATTTTATGCGCGCTGGCATCAAATAG
- a CDS encoding DUF3768 domain-containing protein — MALLNDQARTTLTNCKLIITRGIDLLGNDAVDYILDLVKGFDDFSERNDPFGEHDFGAIEYEGNTVFWKIDYYDLDLMNHSPDPSDPHVTRRVLTIMLGEEY, encoded by the coding sequence ATTGCCCTTTTAAACGATCAAGCCCGCACCACTCTCACCAATTGCAAACTCATCATCACACGAGGCATAGATTTGCTAGGTAACGACGCTGTGGATTACATCTTAGATTTGGTGAAAGGTTTTGATGACTTCTCTGAGCGCAATGACCCATTTGGCGAACATGACTTTGGAGCCATCGAATATGAAGGCAATACTGTCTTTTGGAAGATCGATTACTACGACCTTGATCTGATGAACCACAGCCCTGATCCAAGTGATCCACATGTGACCAGACGTGTGCTCACAATAATGCTTGGAGAAGAATATTAG
- a CDS encoding DMT family transporter, with translation MTSNIRAILVCLLAYVCFDLMAVHVRFLSVRYSPQELSVYRNVVGILPTIALLAYNRELSFNLRAYKIKQWKLAIGRGLFVALAQLLFYTALANMELATVSALGQTNAVFIVLIAIIFYHEKVGVWRWGAIAVGFTGALLIVRPGSDVFTWTAVMPIGAAFCYAASMVTLRSFDKSVSSAILYLYSASAAAVGAILLAATSVDFSPIQSFKDGLLICSMAISGGFGVIFLMYAFRNAPAAVLAPFSYFGIITAFCFGWFIFGEFPIDTLFPGVFLIIFSGLTILWREQRHKNE, from the coding sequence GTGACATCTAATATTCGTGCGATACTTGTTTGTTTGCTAGCCTATGTTTGTTTCGACCTAATGGCTGTACATGTCCGCTTTCTCTCGGTCCGCTATTCCCCGCAGGAACTCTCAGTTTACAGAAATGTTGTAGGAATTCTTCCTACTATTGCTCTATTGGCCTACAACCGTGAGCTCAGCTTTAATCTCAGAGCATATAAAATAAAACAGTGGAAATTAGCTATTGGGAGGGGCCTTTTTGTAGCTCTAGCACAACTCCTTTTTTACACAGCATTAGCTAATATGGAATTAGCAACAGTATCTGCGTTGGGCCAAACAAATGCAGTATTTATAGTATTAATCGCGATAATTTTTTACCACGAAAAAGTTGGTGTTTGGAGGTGGGGAGCAATTGCAGTCGGTTTCACTGGTGCTCTTTTGATTGTTCGACCCGGCTCTGACGTATTTACTTGGACTGCAGTAATGCCGATTGGAGCAGCATTTTGTTATGCGGCGTCTATGGTCACGTTAAGAAGTTTCGACAAATCAGTTTCAAGTGCCATTTTGTACTTGTACTCAGCTTCAGCTGCGGCTGTTGGAGCCATTTTATTAGCCGCTACATCTGTTGATTTCAGTCCAATTCAATCGTTTAAAGACGGACTGTTAATTTGCAGTATGGCAATATCTGGTGGCTTTGGCGTTATCTTCTTAATGTACGCTTTTCGTAATGCGCCCGCAGCAGTGCTTGCCCCGTTTAGTTATTTCGGCATCATAACTGCTTTTTGCTTTGGCTGGTTCATTTTTGGAGAATTTCCAATCGACACCCTATTCCCTGGAGTTTTCTTAATAATATTTTCTGGCCTGACTATCCTCTGGAGAGAACAGCGTCATAAAAATGAATAG
- a CDS encoding AAA family ATPase — MKFEEKHRPKTLDDIIFVDAYVERIVKETAANKRHKHLILHGPRGAGKSETANLIMKSRYTEEDVNIAKCSVHASALEDKSLDILTGNWNYQRAFGMLNGCLVIEEVDQLKPGMQQTLRAIVDEHTFGIIICTTNNLHRIDQPLQDRCRCLEFTYPTVDQWLPRAKAILDTNGIFLTEVQTQLLLKGFEGSGRKMMDWLEDTILDFTSDKSEFDQLLEARTGS; from the coding sequence ATGAAGTTTGAAGAAAAGCATCGCCCCAAAACTTTGGACGATATTATCTTTGTGGACGCTTATGTCGAACGTATCGTCAAAGAAACTGCCGCCAACAAAAGGCACAAGCATCTTATTCTGCACGGACCACGCGGCGCTGGTAAGAGCGAGACCGCAAACCTGATCATGAAGAGTAGATACACAGAAGAAGACGTGAACATCGCCAAATGCTCAGTGCATGCAAGCGCGTTAGAAGATAAGAGTTTGGATATTCTCACCGGTAATTGGAACTACCAACGCGCCTTTGGCATGTTGAACGGATGTTTGGTCATAGAAGAAGTGGATCAACTAAAGCCCGGCATGCAGCAAACATTGCGCGCAATCGTCGATGAGCATACTTTTGGCATTATCATCTGCACCACAAATAACCTGCACCGGATTGATCAGCCACTCCAAGATCGTTGTCGATGCCTAGAGTTTACCTATCCAACCGTAGATCAATGGCTTCCCCGAGCCAAAGCCATATTAGATACTAACGGTATCTTTTTAACCGAAGTTCAAACCCAGCTATTGCTAAAAGGGTTTGAAGGCAGTGGACGTAAAATGATGGATTGGTTGGAAGATACAATTTTGGATTTTACCTCAGATAAGTCTGAGTTTGATCAGCTTCTTGAAGCCCGCACTGGATCCTAA